AAGTTATCGCGACATTGATTTTCGTCAGTTATATTCGTTAAAAGATAAGTTTCCGAAGATTTATAAGAAAGTGGAAGAACGTTTAGAGACAGGATGGGAGACGACAATCCGTCTGATTGAGGAAGGAATTGAAGAAGGTTCGGTTCGTCCCATTTGCGTTCCGGTTTTAAAAACGATGTTAGAAGCGACGTTAGAGCAGTTTTTCCAGAGAGATGTTTTGATTCAGAATCAGATTTCTTATGGGGAAGCGTTAGATGAGGTTGTGAAAATCTTAGTTGATGGAATTATCATTCATGAAAAGAAATAAGAGGAACATATATGGAAAAACGAATTTACTTAAATGACCATTGGAGATTTTGCGAAACATTCCGGGAAGAAATGTTAAAAAAAGAGTTTGATGCATCACAGCTAGAAGAGGTGCGTCTGCCACACACATGCAAAGAGGTTCCTTATCACTACTTTGATGAACACATCTATCAGATGGTGAGTGGATATGTGCGTACCATAGAGGCGA
This genomic window from Roseburia sp. 831b contains:
- a CDS encoding TetR/AcrR family transcriptional regulator; translation: MVLRETILDGTMQVFNRKGLKFTMDDVASELGMSKKTIYTVFRDKETLFLEMVDYCFDSIKESEKRVLEDESLDTVGKIRAILGVLPESYRDIDFRQLYSLKDKFPKIYKKVEERLETGWETTIRLIEEGIEEGSVRPICVPVLKTMLEATLEQFFQRDVLIQNQISYGEALDEVVKILVDGIIIHEKK